The Hippocampus zosterae strain Florida chromosome 20, ASM2543408v3, whole genome shotgun sequence genome contains a region encoding:
- the LOC127593300 gene encoding cadherin-20-like: MTTVNHPSEEKRIKKRTKSAEFKMEPRLGLWLYVTLCVMSILPQGLLGNHADVTPRVQRVKRGWVWNQFFVLEEYTGLDPLYIGKLHSDMDKGDGSIKYILTGEGAGTTFTIDDSTGDIHAIQRLDREVKAQYVLRAQARNRLTDRPLEPESEFIVKIQDINDNEPKFLDGPYRASVPEMSNIGTSVIRLTATDADDPTYGNSARVVYSILEGQPYFSVDAKTGVVRVSLADMDRETRENYTVVIQAKDMGGQLGGLAGTARVEISLGDVNDNPPVFDQRLYQMSVPESASVDSEVGRIWAKDRDVGVNADMTYSVIDGDGRDTFGIITDPGNRYAIITVKKPLDFETKRSYTLKVEGANTHVEPASSSSSSSRHDVPALHDVTIVHVSVDDVDEPPVFDAPAYLVDVAEDAELGTLVRTLCARDPDSDNNTVRYSLDRSSDPDKFFYVDITSGALMTLRHLDREQLGWHNISVLAMEMNNPSQLSSVAVSIRVQDVNDNPPTLSDSLEAFVCNGAKAGQLIQAVTAVDPDDPPSGHHFSYALAPHAANNPNFTLRDNQDNTAWIVTRRGGWSQREQSIFYLPITVTDGEAPVHISTSTLSVRVCACDRDGNVMSCNPEAYSLPASLSRAALIAILSAIFVLLVMILLMLSLRTHRKKPYLSDEEENVHENIVRYDDEGGGEEDTEAFDIAAMWNPCQVHPQAGETRQEMFPEIQTLSRYVPMADAGSGGVHGYVLSKLLEADVDPCAPPYDSLQTYAYEGEGSVAESLSSLQSVVSSSDHEYDYLNDWGPRFKKLAEMYGVLDANSPPMC; the protein is encoded by the exons ATGACCACCGTCAACCATCCATCAGAAGAAAAGAGGATTAAAAAGAGGACCAAGTCAGCGGAGTTCAAAATGGAACCCCGGTTGGGATTGTGGCTGTACGTGACGCTCTGCGTGATGAGCATCCTGCCCCAAGGCCTGCTGGGTAATCACGCAGACGTCACGCCGAGGGTTCAGAGGGTCAAACGAGGTTGGGTGTGGAACCAGTTTTTCGTCCTGGAGGAGTATACCGGGCTGGACCCGCTTTATATCGGAAAG CTCCACTCGGACATGGACAAAGGCGACGGGTCCATCAAGTACATTCTGACGGGCGAAGGCGCTGGCACCACCTTCACCATCGATGACAGCACGGGCGACATTCACGCCATCCAGAGGCTGGACCGTGAGGTCAAGGCTCAGTACGTGCTACGAGCTCAGGCCCGCAACCGCCTCACCGACAGGCCGCTCGAACCCGAGTCCGAGTTCATCGTCAAGATCCAAGACATCAACGACAACGAACCCAAGTTCCTGGACGGACCCTACCGAGCGTCGGTGCCGGAGATGTCCAATATAG GAACGTCAGTGATTCGGCTGACCGCAACGGACGCAGACGACCCGACGTACGGCAACAGCGCCCGGGTGGTCTACAGCATCCTGGAGGGTCAGCCTTACTTCTCAGTGGACGCCAAGACCG GCGTGGTGCGGGTCTCGCTGGCCGACATGGATCGGGAGACCAGGGAGAACTACACGGTGGTCATCCAGGCCAAGGACATGGGCGGACAGCTGGGCGGCCTCGCCGGAACTGCACGGGTAGAAATCTCACTTGGCGACGTGAACGACAACCCGCCCGTCTTTGATCAAA GGTTGTACCAGATGAGCGTCCCTGAGTCGGCCTCGGTGGACTCCGAGGTGGGACGCATCTGGGCCAAGGACCGCGACGTAGGCGTCAATGCCGACATGACGTACAGTGTCATCGACGGCGACGGCAGAGACACCTTCGGCATCATCACTGACCCCGGCAACAGATACGCCATCATCACCGTCAAGAAG CCACTCGACTTCGAGACCAAGCGCAGTTACACGCTCAAGGTGGAAGGCGCAAACACGCACGTCGagcctgcctcctcctcctcctcctcgtcccgACATGACGTCCCAGCCTTGCACGACGTCACCATCGTGCACGTGAGCGTGGACGATGTGGACGAGCCGCCCGTGTTTGACGCGCCTGCTTACCTGGTGGACGTGGCCGAGGACGCCGAATTGGGCACGCTGGTCAGGACACTGTGCGCCAGGGATCCGGACAGCGACAACAACACTGTGAG GTACTCCTTGGACCGTTCCAGTGACCCGGACAAATTTTTCTACGTGGACATCACGTCTGGCGCTCTGATGACATTGCGTCATCTGGACCGTGAGCAGCTGGGCTGGCACAACATCAGCGTGCTGGCCATGGAGATGA ataaTCCTTCTCAGCTGTCCAGCGTGGCCGTGTCCATCCGCGTGCAGGATGTGAACGATAATCCCCCCACGCTCAGCGACTCCCTGGAAGCGTTCGTCTGCAACGGCGCCAAGGCGGGACAG CTGATCCAGGCGGTGACGGCCGTTGACCCCGACGACCCTCCCAGCGGACATCACTTCTCCTACGCATTAGCGCCACACGCTGCCAACAATCCCAATTTCACCCTGCGGGACAACCAAG ACAACACGGCGTGGATCGTGACGCGTCGCGGCGGCTGGTCCCAGCGTGAGCAGAGCATCTTCTACCTTCCCATCACGGTGACGGACGGCGAGGCGCCGGTGCATATCAGCACCTCCACGCTGAGCGTGCGCGTTTGCGCCTGTGACCGCGACGGAAACGTCATGAGCTGCAATCCCGAAGCTTATAGCCTTCCCGCCAGCCTCAGCAGGGCTGCGCTCATCGCCATCCTGTCCGCCATCTTTGTCCTCCTGG TGATGATCCTGCTGATGCTGTCGCTGAGGACGCACCGCAAGAAGCCGTACCTCAGCGATGAGGAGGAGAACGTGCACGAGAACATCGTCCGCTACGACGACGAGGGCGGCGGCGAGGAGGACACGGAGGCTTTCGACATCGCCGCCATGTGGAACCCGTGCCAGGTGCACCCCCAGGCGGGCGAGACCCGGCAGGAGATGTTTCCGGAGATCCAGACTTTGTCTCGCTACGTACCGATGGCTGACGCCGGCAGCGGCGGCGTTCACGGCTACGTCCTTTCCAAGCTGCTGGAGGCCGACGTGGACCCGTGCGCGCCGCCCTACGACTCCCTGCAGACGTACGCCTACGAGGGCGAGGGCTCGGTGGCGGAGTCGCTCAGTTCACTGCAGTCGGTTGTGTCGAGCAGCGACCACGAGTACGACTACCTCAACGACTGGGGACCGCGCTTCAAGAAGCTGGCCGAGATGTACGGCGTGCTGGACGCTAACAGTCCTCCCATGTGCTAG
- the rnf152 gene encoding E3 ubiquitin-protein ligase rnf152 yields METLSQDSLLECQICFNYFSPRRRPKLLDCRHTCCSVCLTQMRSSHKEIRCPWCRNVTKLPPGLSVAHLPDDPDAAGAVAIPRACERAPVFIRLPGSGCYVLPLPADEEHPASLLACRFLPGGGQKGVAVVTVPEERRPLGALLELEADDELERRAGGPAAGGGAKGSAWSGVCTVVLVACVLLFLLGIVLHNMSCISKRFTVISCG; encoded by the coding sequence ATGGAGACTCTTTCCCAAGATTCCCTGCTGGAATGCCAGATCTGCTTCAACTATTTCAGCCCCCGGCGGCGACCAAAGCTGCTGGACTGCCGCCACACGTGCTGCTCGGTGTGCCTGACGCAGATGCGCAGCAGCCACAAGGAGATTCGCTGCCCGTGGTGTCGCAACGTCACCAAGCTGCCGCCCGGCCTCTCCGTGGCCCACCTGCCCGACgaccccgacgcggcgggcgccGTGGCCATCCCGCGCGCCTGCGAGCGCGCGCCCGTCTTCATCCGCCTGCCCGGCAGCGGCTGCTACGTGCTGCCGCTGCCCGCCGACGAAGAACACCCGGCGAGCCTGCTGGCGTGCCGCTTCCTGCCGGGCGGCGGGCAGAAGGGCGTGGCGGTGGTCACCGTGCCTGAAGAGAGACGACCTCTTGGCGCCCTTCTGGAGCTGGAGGCCGACGACGAGTTGGAGCGACGGGCCGGGGGTCcggcggcgggcgggggggcCAAGGGGTCCGCGTGGTCAGGCGTGTGTACGGTGGTGCTCGTAGCGTGCGTGCTGCTCTTTCTGCTCGGCATCGTGCTGCACAACATGTCGTGCATCTCCAAGCGCTTCACCGTCATCTCCTGCGGATGA